The DNA sequence tgccATTCACCagatgatcatttgaaacaaCCCTTTCCTGCAATCAATGAGCAAAAgcgccctctttggcctcattAGTGGAACATTAATATACATCATTTCATACTTGATTATTTCAATAAACAAAAATCCTGTGTTACTGTTAAAGTTTGTTAGATTTGTCTTCTGATGCATATAAAgcgtaatattgggatgcaaactaaacattgaatacatttcaactctaacGTGGTTCAGGTGTCATTTAAGCTCATAACTATGTGTGACGTGTATACATTTGTTTCAAAGTATATTTGTTTAAAACAACCAAGAATCACTGTGACCCTGATTCAGCCCACTGTAGTAAAAGGTTAACTTAATGTTAAGTTAATCTTGAAAAGatgctaacaaattagcaacatcTTTGATGACACCTGCTGCAGCCACTGAAAACTAGCCTACAACAGATGGTCAGCTAGAAAACTACTTGCACAGTGACTTGTTGGGCTTTGAAAAGGCAGATGTTTCCAGAcattttttgtaaaaatggtCCCAAATGTATTAGGGCCAAATTTTGCAGTGactggaatcaaccaatcacattttgagtTGTAGTGGGTCCCACCCATTACAAATCAATATGTAATTGGTTGATTCCAGTTACTCCAAAATGTTGCCCTAATACAGTACTTGTCCCCAAGACAACCACATAAAATAATGATTGGATCATTTTCTCTTCAGTGTTAACCTTTTCCTATACAACAAAAACTGAAGAGAATGAAGGAGAACTATTgaaaataatattattattataaatccTAATCCCTTCTGACGGCGTATCCctcattgttccccactgtgtttgggttagtaataatttgtagTGGCTCTGTTTACCCTCAGCATGCATTCTCAccattctgaatgtctaaagaaaCCATATCTTCTAATATATGAACAGAAATACAGAAAATGTTTCTCTTATTATGGTGGCGATTTAACAAAATTATAATCCTGATCTTAAATTGGAAATTTTTCTGGTCTCAGTCTTGACTGGTTTGGACCCATTGTCCCCCTCTCGGTCTTTGTCTCGACTGACTCGATTTACTCTGGTCTTGAATTGATCTCACTTTAGGCAGTCTCAAACAACACCGACTTCTGGACATCAAAGCAGCGATAACTAATCTCGATTTGGATGAAGAATTCTACTTCAATAACTAGGCCATGCAGGACAAACTGTTCACCCGGGACCAGGCCCTAATTCAAGACACTCGGAAAAGGAAAAGACAAAGATAGCGGCAGACgtggccaacgtacaatcactggagaactAGACAAGCTCCGGTCAAGACCATCCTATAAACAGGAAATTGAAACTAATATCCTATGCTTCACAGAGTGGTGGTTGAATGAGGACGATGTCTAATATAAATGCATCGGTaggacagaacagcagcgtctggtaaACTCAAGCGCAGGGGTTAACAGCTGGTGTatgatctctaatattaaggaagtctcaaggttctaCTCACCTGAGTTAAAATGCCTCATTACAGAGAAAGggttttatagaatagcatgtcatatcacttaatccggcatagccaaagacaacatcattgactatagctcagcgttcaccTTAGttccctcaaaactcatcactaatctaaggaccctgtgactaaacacctccccctgtaactggatcctggacttcctgacgggccgcccacaggtggtaagtgtaggtaacaccacatctgccacgctgatcctcaacactggtgcccctcaggggtgcatgctcagtcccctcctgtactccctgttcaaccacaaCTGCATGAcaaagcacaactccaacaccatcattaacttcTTTAGGAACGGGGgccagtattgagtagcttggatgaataaggtgcccagagtaaactgcctgctactcaggcccagaagctaaaacatgcatattagtagatttggatagaaaaccctgtagtttttaaaactttgtttgaatgatgtctgtgtataacacatGGCAGGCgaaaactagaagcacaagcatttcgctacacacgcattaacatctgctaacctctacgggccacgggggcagtattgagaattttgaaaaaaatatgtggcaatttttaactgcctcctacaccaactcagaagctaggatatgcatattattaacacattcggatagaaaacactctgaattttctaaaacagtttgaatggtgtctgtaagtataacaaaactcatattgcaggcaaaaacctgtgaaaaatagattaaaaaaaatgagaattttgtgactgtactatttagtgtcattgttttaaagataccacagtgagaaaggattcagttcgcaactcctacggcttccactagatgtcaacgatctttagaaagttgttggaagcatctgtgatgaatacagaccgaataagaaagcttacaagttgacacgtcatcacttcattttttgcgcctgctcatgaatctgagaagagtgcctttgtcattatcgtttattctagacacttgataggttgtgtgaaaatattactgatgtttactgatgtttcacgttaaaaatggaccaaaagattaatgatgaacaacgtttgacatgtttaaacaaacgtaaatagattatttactaggttttctttagcttttcgacgtgactttacactgcccacctcattttgtgggagcctactgaacgctaactatttggacataaattatgaactttgtcaaaagaaaccacatttgttctggacctgggatctctggcagcgccttctgatggagataatcaaaggtaaggggatatttagaatgttattatcgatattagatgatgctaatgctaacggtatagcttagcttagcatatagcttattgttgttagcatagtacccagtttatgcaaaatgtgatttcccagtaaagttattttgagatctggccattcggtagcaattacgagatgataatatattattctttgaatgacaatattataatttaccaatgttttcgaatagtaattccgtgatttgtaatgctggattcactgggtgcattcgagccgaaaaaaattctgaatttcaccgcgactgtaaatgctgtttttggatataaatatgaacttgatggaactaaaaatgcatgtattgtataacataatgtcctatgagtgtcatctgatgcagattgtcaaaggtaagtgcataattctagctagttttctgtctgttgatgcccttctttgaattggctaaacattacacgcagctattgtcaatgtactctcctcacataacctaactttatgcattctccgtaatgcctctgaaaatcggacagcgtggttagatttaggagatatatctttcaaatggaggaaaatagttgattatttgattttttgaaatgattactcttgcagttttgaattccccgccatggtcacatgacaatgaatcccaataccgggataagatcgggataagatcctcaacaggctaaccatgtgtatgtaacaaataacatttgatttgatccctccatcagtgcttagactgtccacaataggctgagagaggatggattgagggcttgtaattttttatattttaaaatgttttttaactaggcaagtcagttaagaacaaattcttatttacaatgacggcctaggaacagtaggttaactgccttgttcaggggcagaatgacatttttaccttgtcagctcggggattcgatctagcaacctttcggttactggcccaacactacctgccaccccaaacatGTTAATTGATATGCCCCATACCTTTAGAGTTAGCATGATATACCCCATACCTTTTGGCTGCTGTCGTTCATGGTATGCCTCAAGGACAGGGAGTGTTGTCCTCTGAATAAAGGTCTTCTGATTAGGTTGGTCCTGAGGGGAGCGCCACAGACCCTTCTGATCTGTCCAGTAGAACCACCTCTCAAACACCGCCAGGCTCTGAGCTGGTCTCCTCTTGAAGAACTCCCGAAAGCTGTAGCGACCACTCCCATCCACTCGCACAGTCTCTATGGACtgaaaaagaagaaaaacaatTGATTCTACCTTGGCAATATGTTCATTGCTGCGGGCAGACAAGCGGTACTATTGGTTGTAGCTGGACTATCATGAACCTTTTTAAAATCACTCATCCAGTACAGCCTCTGAACTGTAACGTCCAGGGTCAGACTCCGTGGTGCCTGTGCAGTGAGGACCACCAGAGATTCCTGCTTTAACCCATCCATCCCAGATCTCTCCAGAGTAATTTTATCACCTGGACCTTTGTTGATCCAAAACAACAAGCTGCAAAGTAAAGGAGAAAATAAATTGTTATCGATAAATGCCCCAACCACTGATGAAAGGTACCACAAATATGAACATGAGCCAACCTTTCAATGGGAAGAAGGACCAGCTCCAATGGGTCTATGTTCTTGGCCAAGACCGTTGCAAATCCACTCCCATCAGCTGCCCCAACATGAATAGACCGGGTCTTCTGGTTGGTCCAGTACAGCTGGCCTGTCAGCCAATCACAGACTAGACTTCTAACCCCATATTGTCCTGAGAGCAGAGGGGGAACCACATCACAACTCTACATACCTAGTGTCCAGGGCAGGCTCCAGGCAAAAAcaaactcagtcagggtctcaacttaatGTTGAAAGTTTGAATAGTAGAATACGCAAGGTACAATTTAGAAatggaccaggcccaaatccgaCAATTGGAGGAAGAGGCAACTTTGTAGGCCGGTGTGCAGGATACCTGACGAGACTACATCAGCGAGTGGATAAACCGCCTCGAACCTCCGTTATAACATTGAATCACtgaagaataaactggatgagctgcACTCTAGACTATCAATGTAATATATTTTTCTCCAACTAGTGGCTGAACAAGAACATGGAAAATATAAATCCAGCTGTTTTTTCTACTCTATACTGCGTTGGGTAAGCTCGGGGTGGGGGGTGCTTCTGCTCGCTTGAGTTAAAATCTCATAAGCTGTGGACCAGAGGTGTCAAACtctttccatggagggcctagtgtcagCTGGTTTTTCCCcattcaattaagacctagacaaccaggtgaggcgtgttccttactaattagtggcCTTAACTCATCACTCAAGTAGAGGGGAGGGCACGAAAACTTTCCATGGAATGAGTGACATGCTGTAAAcaatactatttaccaagagtttagTCTACTTACAACCACAAACCGattctggcactaagaccacaatcgagctgtatagggccataagcaaaaaacaactgcttgccgtgcggtagagaGACCAGTCCATGACTTGGCTGGCTGGAGtaagacaatttttagggccatcctctgacagtgcctagtatataggtcttggatggcaggaagcttggcccgtgatgtactgggccatacgcactaccctctgcaccAGGCGGTGatggaaccagtcaggatgctctcaatgatgcagctgtagaaccttgaggatctgaggacccatgccaaatattttcagtctcctgagggagaatatgttttgttgtgccctcacaactgtcttggtgtgcttggaccatgttagtttgttagtgatgaacttgaagctctaaaCCTGCTCCAGCACAGCCCCATCAATGATAATGGGGAGTGCTCAGTCctgcttttcctgtagtccacaatctcctttgtcttgatcacattgagggagaggttgttgtcctggcactatgGCCAGgcctctgaccacctccctataggtggtctcatcattgtcggtgatcaggcctaccacttgtgtcatcagcaaacttagtgttggagtcgtacctggtcatgcagtcatgagtgaacagggagtagaggggactgagcacacacccgaggggcccgtgttgaggattagagtggcggatgtgttgcctatccttaccacctaggggcggcctgtcaggatgtccaggatccagttgcagagggaggtgtttagtcccatggtccttagcgatgagtttgaggacactatggtggtgaacgttgagctgtagtcaatgaacagcattctcaaataggtgttcatttttgtccaggtgtgaaagggcagtatggagtgcaatcGAGATTccatctctggatctgtttgtgcggtatgcaagttggagtgggtctagggtttctgggatgatggtgttgatgtgagccatgaccagcctttcaaagcacttcatggctacagacgtgagtgcttcaggtcggtagtcatttaggcaggttaacttatggttgaaacatgttagtattagactgacagggagaggttgaaaatgtcagtgaagacacttgccagttggtcagcgcatgccttgtgaatgttgacctgtttaaaaggtcttactcacaccggctacagagagcgtgatcactgccatctggaacagctgatgctctcatacatgtttcagtgttacttgcctcgaagcgagcgtaTAAGtattttagctcatctggtatgctcgtgtcactgggcagctcacggctgtgcttcccttcgtAGCCTAATAGTTTGCAAGACCTGCCACAAGACGAGCGTCAGCAcctgtgtagtacgattcaatcttagccctgtattggcgctttgcctgtttgatggtttgtcaagCATAGTGGGATTCGTTAAACTTCCGGGTTAAagccccgctccttgaaagctgcagctctaccctttagctcattgtggatgttgcctgtaatcgatggcttctggttgggatatgtacgaacagtcactgtggggatgacgtcatcgatgcacttattgatgaagccagtgactgatgtggtgtactcaatTACATCGAAAGAATCCCAGAAcaaattccagtctgtgctagaaaaacagtcctgtagcttagtatcTGCTTCGTCTGACCactattgaccgagtcactggtgcttcctgctttagtttatGGTTGTAAGCAGGacgatataattatggtcagatttgccaaatttagggcgaaggagagctttctgtgtggagtaaaggcggtcagttttttttctctggttgcacattaaCATGCAGATAGAAATGAGTTCAAATGGATTTAAGttcccctgcattaaagtccatggccactaggagcgccacctttACCTGTTTGCTAATTgctgtatacagctcattgagtgccgtcttagtactagcatcggtttgtggtggtatgtagacagctatgaagaaTATAGATAAACTCTAGGTACGTAGATAGGCttgttcgggtgtctggagtaaatccctctcgtccgactTGTTCAAGAAAAATGTGTTTTctagttcaaggtgagtaatcgctgttctgatgtccagtagctcttttcggtcataagagacagtagcagcaacattatgtacaaagttACAAATGTGAAAAAAGATGTCACCCTTATTGCCCTGTATACCTCAACCTATGAaacagagttatactgttagcacaggaagtctacttctgataagcttcccagtaaagcattaaccATCAAGCAACCCAGAAGTGTTAAAAATgtcccatattaacatatgcagcctgagaaaaaaaggtccatgaagtcaatgaCTTGCgtgtaacagattacattcatTTTCTGACCATCTCTGAAGCTCCCTTAGAtcatacagtggtagcaatacaaggttataacatcgACCCGAAAAGACAAATGCCAAAGGGGACGGTGttggtctatattcagaaccacattcctgtaaagcttagacgCTCTCATGttgaatactgttgaagtaatacgGCTACAGGTTCATTTGCCTCACCTTAAGCCCATGctaacactacacatccaagtatatcatctgaccaaattatgaaagacaagatttgtacttttgaattccataaagtcagtgtggaagaggaaataattattgttgtctattaacaatgacaagccacctgggtctgacaatacggatggaaaatgactgaggctAATAAtggacgatattgccacatcttcaatttaagcctactagaaagtgtgccctcaggcctggagggaagctcaAGTCATTCCGCTACTCAAGAATAGTAAAAACCCCTTGACTGGCTCAAATAGCCTGttatcagcctgttaccaacccttagtaaacttgtGTAAAAAaaggtgtttgaccagatacaatgctatttcatggtaaacaaattgacaagacTTTCAgtacgcttatagggaaggacacaagcacagcacttacacaaatgactgatgattggctgacagaAATTGATtgtggggctgtcttgttagacttcaatgCAGCTTTTGAcgttatcgatcatagtctgctgctggaaaaacgtatgtgttatggctttacaccccctgctataatgtggataaagagttacttgtctaacagaacacagagggtgttctttaatggaagcctctccaacataatccaagtagaatcaggaattccccaggatagctgtttaggccccttttTTCAGTCTtcactaatgacatgccactagCTTTGTGTAAagctcaacactatacatgtcagctgctacagcaactgaaatgactgcaacactataaagagctgcagttagtttcaggaATGGTAGCAATGAATTAgtcaaatatttcaaaaacttaaagcattgtatttgggacaaattatTCACTAATCCCCTAAAGCTCAACTACATCTCATAATGAATGTGAATTTTGAGCAAGTTgtggtgactaaactgcttgcagtaaccctggattgtaaactgtcatggtcaaaacattgatacaacagtagctaagatggggagaagtcagTCCACAATAAAGCGCTGATCTGCCTTCGTAACACTCAACAAGGCAAGTTCTACAGGCCCTAGTGTTGTCACccagactactgttcagtagtgtggtcaggtgccacagagGGACTTAGacaaattgcagttggctcagaacagggcagcacggtgggcccttaaaagtacacggagcgctaacattaatgacatgcatttcaatctctcatggctcgaagtggaagagagattgacttcatcactagtttttttaagaggtgttgacaagctgaatgtaccaaGCTGTTAAAATTAAATACATTAAAATActtgcacacagctcagacacccatgcataccccacaagacatgccaccagaggtctcttcactgtattacctcaactacctcataccaccgcacactgactcagttCTGGTAATCCTTGTATGtcgtctcgttattgttattagATTGAGATAATTACAGTTTTTGcacatttttcttactttttaactctgcattgttgggaaagggctcataagtaagcatttcacagtgaagtctatacctgttgtatttggcgcatgtgacaaaactAAATATCTTTTTTCAGGAAACTAAGCATACGTCActcgtcactacttcacaggagcgccATTTGAACCTAGTCtttattttatcaaaatgcgtttttggcagaaatgccttctggaacgtgAGAACTTTTGGGCCTTAAACTtgcatgccatctgtaaatatgaatacaattgtcaAATtaagagcctagttggtttagctatGGAAAAAGaggcaaccttcccgctagccatgattggctgagataatgagtgggctggacatgccgagagaggagttcggattaGTCTGCCATGTAGTACCCTTCTTTCCATAATATGAGCtatgtaggtaatcctttctaacgccgcttttttgaaagatatcatgtaGTAACACTGcttaagtgttcctctccactttctggaggaccgagttttgaaatcagtggaattagagtatgatagctaaggagatggataaaagtctgccgtttgattgcaaatatgcataCTGAGtcaaaagagaacacagaaggctgttgtataaaatctgtctctggattacatcttcaaactaagggcaaccatggcatccgtgacagagggagaagcatccatcCACATATATGTGTGTAAGAGTCTAGTTAGCTGGGGGCTCCAGAGTGGTGCATAGGTCTTTTaacttttggtaggctgtcattgtaataacaatgttcttaactgacttgcctagttaaaggttaaataaataaattaaaactaAAAATCTGCTACATCAAAACAAACCAACCATCAGAGGATTCTGCTACATCAAAACAAACCAACCATCAGAGCCGATCAGAACGAACCAACCATCACAGGATCCAGATAGGTTGTCATCCAATATGATTACGTAGTACCTGTTAACTATCAAACCAGGAGAAActagttaagctagctagcttggcTAATTGAGGCTGCATGTACTCTGTACTACACAGTTAAAAAGAACTTCAATCAGAATGttaagtagcagcctacctgttggctttTGGCCATTGTAGCTTATCCTTCTCCTTAATGTTTTATCCATAATTAGAATTTCATAGATGCAGTATCGCGTAACTTTTGCCACAGAGGCTTTGACTGTAGTCTTTTGCTGCTTTGACTGATTGACCAATAACTAGTTACATGTGCCACTCGTGAATACCAAGAGAAGCAGCATAAATTACAATTTCTCTACTGCAGCAGTCGCCATCAGATATGCATGGGTCCTCCCGGACAAGTCAATTAAAATTACATATAGGCTGACCACGTCTCTCGCGTCGCAAAATACATTTAGGACtttgttattcaattattgcacccacactgcttgcgcaCGTCAACGAGCGTcggcgttgccaagggctaaaatagcaGTCGTTCCTATATCTGacgcagatcacgctgcaagttgtgcctctcccatctcctcattgggttatagaagcaggtacccacatgccatctcctcattggttatacccacgtgggtgattgaaagacagtGTTgctggttgtcgtggtaataggaaattttagatgccaatcaccatataagttaatgatgaaaagcctggaaggaggagagatgactagaaatgattcagttgaccgtttgtgtggattaattggagtagaggaccttgtgcatttcaggtaaaataacaacctaatgttAATAtccccaggacaaattagctagcaacagcaagctagcaaataggacaaattagctagatAAATAGgactaattagctagctagtgcaagctaattagctaaattgccataaatgtttaatgcttttcgacctgtccccaaattaatgtcattggttcagagtttgttttgatatttgatgtgtcgtgatcgtgtttggtgtaggggacaaaatacatttatgctcgatggcgcacgcgtgcagccggtttgggttccgtgtgagACCCATGATATTCTTATCAGATCCGAACCAGACCTGTGAGAGTTAGAGTTCTGGATCTGGACCTGCTCGGGTCCCTGATCGGGTATTCAGGTACAGGTGGAGCCATGAAGACCTCTAGATCCTGCTACATCAGGAGAAATCAATATGATAGAGCATCAGAACACACCAACCATGATAAAGGATCCTGCTCCGCTGCTCCTTAGCCTTGCAGATGTTCCCCTGGTCATCAGCCCAGTAGAATGAGCTCCTGGAGAGGTCAAAGGCCAGGGCCAGAGGATCATAGCCAATACTTTGAATAGACTCGAATCGCAGAGTCTTCAGATTCAGAAATCCGATAGTTCCCTTCTTTGCAGTAAGAAACTTTGTATAATTTCCTGAAAAGCATCAGATATTGAACAGGTTTAGATAACCAGTCAGAGGTTAATCAAACTAATGTTACTATGAAAAGTCACCTTTAGCATAGCAGTAAGTGGTTCCTTGAAGCTGGAAGCCGTCTCGGCAGTGGCAGTGGAAGGACCCGGGTGTGTTGACACAGAAGTGCATGCATGGACCGTAAGGCAGAGAGCATTCATCCACATCTACAGAGGGGAGAGCAGACAGGTTCAGTATTTTAGAGTTAACCCTCACCAACAGCTACAGAGGACCCTAACCCAACTAAGGCAGAGAGCTTTCATTCCCATCTACAGAGAGGGGTTCAGTGTATTAAGGCTTACAGTAAAGGAATAGATAATGAAACCAGTCATGACAATAACTCAACAGGATCACAGACATCCTCACCCAGACAGGAGGCTCCATGAGCAGACAGCCTATGGCCTTTAGGACAGGAGCAGAGAGCTCCCCAGGGCTGATCCACACAGGAGTGACTGCAGCCACCGTTCTCTTCTGAACAGGTCCTCCCTAGAAGGTAGAGATGAGTCAGATCAGCCTGTCGTTTGACACATTTCAGATGCCATAACAGTCAGTTATGACTGAAGAGGTTCATATAGGTAGTGGTGCGGTGTTAGATGTTAGAGCAGGCGTGTCAAGCTAATTGACCCGTGGTCTGCATGTGGTCTTCACCGAGGTCTGGTGGGCCGCACATAAATTGTATTATGTAGGGGCCTCCCAAGTGGGGCAGTGGTCACAGTGCTAGCTATGCCACTAGAgactctgggttcgagtccaggctctgtcacagccggccgtgaccgagagacccatggggcggcgcacaattggcccagcgtcgtctgggttaggggagggtttggccggcagggatgtccttgtcccatcgtgctctagcgactcctgtggaggGCCGgacacagtgcacgctgacacggttgccaggtgtacggtgtttcctctgacattagtgcggctggcttccaggttaagtgggcattgtgtcaagaaatggtgtggcttggttgggtttcagaggacgcacggctctcgaccttcgcctatCCCGAGTCCGTAaggaagttgcagcgatgagacaagactaactaccaattggatatcacaaaattgtggCGAAAAAGGAGGTAAATGTTTTGCATTTCATTGCGGTCAAAATTTGCAAAGAATTGTCTTCTAGCTTTCGTTTGGATGATTATGAGCAAGCGGGACAGAGTGAAAAGTCTATAAATGTAGGTTCACAATTTGGTTTGTGATCTGTGTACATTAAGATTGTTTTCCCCTGAAAAGTTTCCTTAAATCCACATGATTGAATGGGCCCGGGGATTGAATGGGCCCGGGTACCGGTTCTGGCCAGTGAGCCATATGTTTGAAACCTATGGGTTAGAGGTTTCTACCACAGGTAAAGGGTTATagactgaaggttagggttagcggtCGAAGGTTAGAATATCCTACCACAGGTAGAGGGTTCATCGCTGCCATCAGAGCAGTGCAATTTTCCATCACACCTCTCTTCTTCAGTCAGACACGCCCCTCCAGGACAACGCACAGCCGTTGGCCCACAACGGCCTGGAAGAGTAATAGCTTTAAAAACACATCAAaactacaccacactacatgCCTTCCCaaaagaggaacacacacacacacccagacctaTAGGTTACATACTACTTTGCCTGATTATTTTTGATCAGTCTAATTTATTGATATATTGTCTGAAACAAAGAACTGCAAAAACGTggaagccagaatgttgaatgaaatAACAT is a window from the Salmo trutta chromosome 23, fSalTru1.1, whole genome shotgun sequence genome containing:
- the LOC115159840 gene encoding low-density lipoprotein receptor-related protein 4-like; protein product: MELLQFTCLLLLLSLRFLTGFGQQCGGNQWQCDDGGCLPLSWHCDGNGDCMDGSDEMACPCPRGQVACISGAPGCVSTSAVCDGQRQCSDGSDELNCPENQGCLQGDWRCRNKICITKDQYCNGANDCVDNSDETCGRCGPTAVRCPGGACLTEEERCDGKLHCSDGSDEPSTCGRTCSEENGGCSHSCVDQPWGALCSCPKGHRLSAHGASCLDVDECSLPYGPCMHFCVNTPGSFHCHCRDGFQLQGTTYCYAKGNYTKFLTAKKGTIGFLNLKTLRFESIQSIGYDPLALAFDLSRSSFYWADDQGNICKAKEQRSRILYHGQYGVRSLVCDWLTGQLYWTNQKTRSIHVGAADGSGFATVLAKNIDPLELVLLPIESLLFWINKGPGDKITLERSGMDGLKQESLVVLTAQAPRSLTLDVTVQRLYWMSDFKKSIETVRVDGSGRYSFREFFKRRPAQSLAVFERWFYWTDQKGLWRSPQDQPNQKTFIQRTTLPVLEAYHERQQPKVLAL